The following are encoded together in the Eulemur rufifrons isolate Redbay chromosome 28, OSU_ERuf_1, whole genome shotgun sequence genome:
- the INPP5F gene encoding phosphatidylinositide phosphatase SAC2 isoform X3, protein MTWLKQQFSDLIDATHRDVDVLLLLSNSAYYVAYYDDEVDKVNQYQRLSLEDLEKIEIGPEPTLFGKPKFSCMRLHYRYKEASGYFHTLRAVMRNPEEDGKDTLQCIAEMLQITKQAMGLDVPIIEKKLERKSSKPHEDIIGIRSQNQGSLAQGKNFLMSKFSSLNQKVKQTKSNVNIGNLRKLGNFTKPEMKVNFLKPNLKVNLWKSDNSLETMENTGVMDNKVQAESDGDVSSDNDSYHSDEFLTNSKSDEDRQLANSLESVGPIDYVLPSCGIIASAPRLGSRSQSLSSNDISIHAPSEITVAHGSGLGKGQESPLTKSPSADNIHILTSFAKPVDIYCHRFVQDAQNKMTQLSESRSVSQQASEEGNQMTNQVSNEETQFESTEQTPSRPSQLDVSFSATGPQFLSVEPVHSVVSQKTPSSGSSMLELETGLHITPPSESSSRAVSPFAKIRSSMVQVANITQAGLTHGINFAVAKVQKSPAEPEVVNEVQQNELKNMFTQCQTRIIQI, encoded by the exons ATGACTTGGCTCAAGCAACAATTTTCAGA CCTCATTGATGCTACTCACAGAGATGTGGATGTGCTGTTACTGCTTTCTAACTCTGCCTACTACGTGGCCTA TTATGATGATGAAGTTGATAAAGTAAACCAATATCAACGACTAAGTCTAGAAGAcctggaaaaaatagaaatag GTCCTGAACCCACTCTTTTTGGTAAGCCAAAGTTCTCCTGCATGCGATTGCACTACAGATACAAAGAAGCAAGTGGTTATTTCCACACACTGAGAGCTGTAATGCGAAATCCAGAAGAGGATGGAAAAG ATACCCTTCAGTGCATTGCAGAGATGCTGCAGATCACCAAGCAAGCCATGGGATTGGATGTACCTATAATTGAGAAAAAACTTGAGAG GAAGAGCAGTAAACCTCACGAAGACATCATTGGTATCAGATCTCAAAACCAAGGCTCTTTGGCCCaggggaaaaattttttaatgagcaAATTTTCATCTCTAAATCAAAAAGTgaagcaaaccaaatccaatgtAAATATTGGCAACCTACGAAAGCTAGGAAATTTTACAAAACCTGAAATGAAAGTTAACTTTCTAAAACCAAACTTAAAAGTAAATCTTTGGAAATCAGATAATAGTCTTGAAACCATGGAAAACACAGGAGTGATGGACAATAAGGTCCAGGCAGAGTCTGATGGGGACGTATCTTCAGATAATGACTCATACCACTCTGATGAATTCCTTACCAATTCCAAGTCTGATGAAGACAGGCAGCTAGCTAATTCTTTAGAAAGCGTAGGGCCGATAGATTACGTTCTTCCTAGCTGTGGTATTATTGCTTCAGCACCTCGATTAGGTAGTCGATCCCAGTCTCTTAGCAGCAATGACATTAGCATCCATGCTCCTTCAGAGATTACTGTTGCTCATGGGAGTGGGCTTGGAAAAGGCCAGGAGTCTCCTTTGACAAAAAGTCCTTCTGCCGACAACATACACATATTGACTAGCTTTGCGAAGCCTGTGGATATTTACTGCCACAGATTTGTGCAAGATGCACAAAACAAAATGACCCAGCTGTCAGAGTCCAGATCTGTGTCTCAGCAGGCTAGTGAGGAAGGAAATCAAATGACCAATCAAGTTTCCAATGAAGAAACACAATTTGAATCAACGGAACAGACACCTTCCCGACCATCTCAATTAGATGTGTCTTTTTCTGCAACAGGTCCACAGTTTTTGTCAGTTGAACCAGTACATTCAGTCGTATCTCAAAAGACCCCCAGCTCCGGTTCCAGTATGCTTGAACTTGAGACAGGGCTTCATATAACTCCTCCTTCAGAGAGCAGTAGCAGAGCAGTCTCTCCTTTTGCAAAGATTCGAAGTTCCATGGTCCAGGTTGCTAATATTACCCAAGCTGGATTAACCCATGGGATAAACTTTGCAGTGGCAAAAGTTCAAAAGAGTCCTGCAGAACCTGAAGTGGTTAATGAAGTCCAgcaaaatgaacttaaaaatatgtttacacaATGCCAGACACGTATAATTCAGATTTAG
- the INPP5F gene encoding phosphatidylinositide phosphatase SAC2 isoform X1, which translates to MELFQAKDHYILQQGERALWCSRRDGGLQLRPATDLLLAWNPICLGLVEGVIGKIQLHSDLPWWLILIRQKALVGKLPGDHEVCKVTKIAVLSLSEMEPQDLELELCKKHHFGINKPEKIIPSPDDSKFLLKTFTHIKSNVSAPNKKKVKESKEKEKLERRLLEELLKMFMDSESFYYSLTYDLTNSVQRQSAGERDGRPLWQKVDDRFFWNKYMIQDLTEIGTPDVDFWIIPIIQGFVQIEELVVNYNESSDDEKSSPETPPQESTCVDDIHPRFLVALISRRSRHRAGMRYKRRGVDKNGNVANYVETEQLIHVHNHTLSFVQTRGSVPVFWSQVGYRYNPRPRLDRSEKETVAYFCAHFEEQLKIYKKQVIINLVDQAGREKIIGDAYLKQVLLFNNSHLTYVSFDFHEHCRGMKFENVQTLTDAIYDIILDMKWCWVDEAGVICKQEGIFRVNCMDCLDRTNVVQAAISRVVMEQQLKKLGVMPPEQPLPVKCNRIYQIMWANNGDSISRQYAGTAALKGDFTRTGERKLAGVMKDGVNSANRYYLNRFKDAYRQAVIDLMQGIPVTEDLYSIFTKEKEHEALHKENQRSHQELISQLLQSYMKLLLPDDEKFHGGWALIDCDPSLIDATHRDVDVLLLLSNSAYYVAYYDDEVDKVNQYQRLSLEDLEKIEIGPEPTLFGKPKFSCMRLHYRYKEASGYFHTLRAVMRNPEEDGKDTLQCIAEMLQITKQAMGLDVPIIEKKLERKSSKPHEDIIGIRSQNQGSLAQGKNFLMSKFSSLNQKVKQTKSNVNIGNLRKLGNFTKPEMKVNFLKPNLKVNLWKSDNSLETMENTGVMDNKVQAESDGDVSSDNDSYHSDEFLTNSKSDEDRQLANSLESVGPIDYVLPSCGIIASAPRLGSRSQSLSSNDISIHAPSEITVAHGSGLGKGQESPLTKSPSADNIHILTSFAKPVDIYCHRFVQDAQNKMTQLSESRSVSQQASEEGNQMTNQVSNEETQFESTEQTPSRPSQLDVSFSATGPQFLSVEPVHSVVSQKTPSSGSSMLELETGLHITPPSESSSRAVSPFAKIRSSMVQVANITQAGLTHGINFAVAKVQKSPAEPEVVNEVQQNELKNMFTQCQTRIIQI; encoded by the exons ATCTTCCATGGTGGCTTATTCTAATTCGTCAGAAAGCATTGGTGGGCAAACTCCCAGGAGACCATGAGGTCTGTAAAGTTACCAAAATTGCTGTGCTGTCACTTTCTGAAATGGAACCTCAGGATCTTGAACTAGAG CTCTGTAAGAAGCATCACTTTGGGATTAACAAACCAGAGAAGATTATACCATCTCCCGATGACTCGAAGTTTCTACTGAAGACCTTTACACATATTAAATCCAATGTGTCTGCtcctaataaaaagaaa GTtaaggaaagtaaagaaaaagaaaagttggagAGAAGATTACTTGAGGAGTTGCTGAAGATGTTCATGGACTCGGAATCCTTTTACTACAGCTTGACCTATGACCTGACCAATTCGGTGCAGAGACAGAGCGCTGGGGAGAGGGATGGCCGGCCCCTTTGGCAAAAG GTTGATGATCGAtttttttggaataaatatatGATACAAGACCTTACTGAGATTGGT acACCAGATGTGGACTTTTGGATTATCCCCATTATCCAAGGTTTTGTGCAGATTGAAGAACTTGTGGTTAATTATAATGAATCATCTGATGATGAGAAAAGCAGCCCAGAGACCCCGCCTCAGGAGTCCACCTGTGTAGATGACATTCACCCACGATTTCTAGTGGCTCTCATTTCACGCCGAAGTAGGCACAGAGCAG GAATGCGTTACAAACGAAGAGGTGtggataaaaatggaaatgttgcAAATTATGTGGAGACAGAGCAGTTAATTCACGTTCATAACCATACGCTGTCATTTGTTCAAACACGAGGCTCTGTGCCTGTCTTTTGGAGCCAAGTTGGGTATCGATATAATCCAAGACCTCGTCTGGACAGAA GTGAAAAGGAAACTGTTGCCTATTTCTGTGCCCATTTCGAAGAACAactgaaaatttacaaaaaacag GTTATTATTAACTTGGTAGAccaggcaggaagagagaaaattattgGTGACGCTTACCTGAAGCAAGTGTTGCTCTTTAACAACTCACACCTCACTTACGTTTCATTTGACTTCCATGAGCACTG CCGagggatgaagtttgagaatgtTCAAACACTCACAGATGCCATTTATGACATTATTCTGGACATGAAGTGGTGTTG GGTTGACGAAGCCGGGGTAATATGTAAACAAGAAGGGATTTTTCGCGTTAATTGTATGGACTGCCTGGATCGCACCAACGTGGTTCAAGCTGCCATTTCAAGAGTGGTCATGGAACAGCAG CTGAAAAAATTAGGTGTGATGCCCCCAGAGCAGCCATTACCTGTGAAATGTAATCGGATCTACCAGATAATGTGGGCTAACAATGGTGACTCCATTAGCAGACAGTACGCTGGGACAGCTGCTCTGAAG GGTGACTTTACAAGGACAGGAGAAAGGAAGTTAGCAGGAGTTATGAAAGATGGAGTTAACTCAGCAAATAGGTATTACCTCAATCGATTTAAGGATGCTTATAGGCAAGCTGTTATAG ATTTGATGCAAGGCATTCCAGTGACAGAAGATCTTTATTCCATATTCACCAAGGAGAAAGAGCATGAAGCTTTGCATAAGGAAAACCAGAGAAGTCACCAGGAACTGATCAGCCAGCTCTTACAGAGTTACATGAAGTTACTATTGCCTGATGATGAAAAGTTCCACGGGGGCTGGGCCCTCATTGACTGTGACCCCAG CCTCATTGATGCTACTCACAGAGATGTGGATGTGCTGTTACTGCTTTCTAACTCTGCCTACTACGTGGCCTA TTATGATGATGAAGTTGATAAAGTAAACCAATATCAACGACTAAGTCTAGAAGAcctggaaaaaatagaaatag GTCCTGAACCCACTCTTTTTGGTAAGCCAAAGTTCTCCTGCATGCGATTGCACTACAGATACAAAGAAGCAAGTGGTTATTTCCACACACTGAGAGCTGTAATGCGAAATCCAGAAGAGGATGGAAAAG ATACCCTTCAGTGCATTGCAGAGATGCTGCAGATCACCAAGCAAGCCATGGGATTGGATGTACCTATAATTGAGAAAAAACTTGAGAG GAAGAGCAGTAAACCTCACGAAGACATCATTGGTATCAGATCTCAAAACCAAGGCTCTTTGGCCCaggggaaaaattttttaatgagcaAATTTTCATCTCTAAATCAAAAAGTgaagcaaaccaaatccaatgtAAATATTGGCAACCTACGAAAGCTAGGAAATTTTACAAAACCTGAAATGAAAGTTAACTTTCTAAAACCAAACTTAAAAGTAAATCTTTGGAAATCAGATAATAGTCTTGAAACCATGGAAAACACAGGAGTGATGGACAATAAGGTCCAGGCAGAGTCTGATGGGGACGTATCTTCAGATAATGACTCATACCACTCTGATGAATTCCTTACCAATTCCAAGTCTGATGAAGACAGGCAGCTAGCTAATTCTTTAGAAAGCGTAGGGCCGATAGATTACGTTCTTCCTAGCTGTGGTATTATTGCTTCAGCACCTCGATTAGGTAGTCGATCCCAGTCTCTTAGCAGCAATGACATTAGCATCCATGCTCCTTCAGAGATTACTGTTGCTCATGGGAGTGGGCTTGGAAAAGGCCAGGAGTCTCCTTTGACAAAAAGTCCTTCTGCCGACAACATACACATATTGACTAGCTTTGCGAAGCCTGTGGATATTTACTGCCACAGATTTGTGCAAGATGCACAAAACAAAATGACCCAGCTGTCAGAGTCCAGATCTGTGTCTCAGCAGGCTAGTGAGGAAGGAAATCAAATGACCAATCAAGTTTCCAATGAAGAAACACAATTTGAATCAACGGAACAGACACCTTCCCGACCATCTCAATTAGATGTGTCTTTTTCTGCAACAGGTCCACAGTTTTTGTCAGTTGAACCAGTACATTCAGTCGTATCTCAAAAGACCCCCAGCTCCGGTTCCAGTATGCTTGAACTTGAGACAGGGCTTCATATAACTCCTCCTTCAGAGAGCAGTAGCAGAGCAGTCTCTCCTTTTGCAAAGATTCGAAGTTCCATGGTCCAGGTTGCTAATATTACCCAAGCTGGATTAACCCATGGGATAAACTTTGCAGTGGCAAAAGTTCAAAAGAGTCCTGCAGAACCTGAAGTGGTTAATGAAGTCCAgcaaaatgaacttaaaaatatgtttacacaATGCCAGACACGTATAATTCAGATTTAG
- the INPP5F gene encoding phosphatidylinositide phosphatase SAC2 isoform X2, with protein MELFQAKDHYILQQGERALWCSRRDGGLQLRPATDLLLAWNPICLGLVEGVIGKIQLHSDLPWWLILIRQKALVGKLPGDHEVCKVTKIAVLSLSEMEPQDLELELCKKHHFGINKPEKIIPSPDDSKFLLKTFTHIKSNVSAPNKKKVKESKEKEKLERRLLEELLKMFMDSESFYYSLTYDLTNSVQRQSAGERDGRPLWQKVDDRFFWNKYMIQDLTEIGTPDVDFWIIPIIQGFVQIEELVVNYNESSDDEKSSPETPPQESTCVDDIHPRFLVALISRRSRHRAGMRYKRRGVDKNGNVANYVETEQLIHVHNHTLSFVQTRGSVPVFWSQVGYRYNPRPRLDRSEKETVAYFCAHFEEQLKIYKKQVIINLVDQAGREKIIGDAYLKQVLLFNNSHLTYVSFDFHEHWVDEAGVICKQEGIFRVNCMDCLDRTNVVQAAISRVVMEQQLKKLGVMPPEQPLPVKCNRIYQIMWANNGDSISRQYAGTAALKGDFTRTGERKLAGVMKDGVNSANRYYLNRFKDAYRQAVIDLMQGIPVTEDLYSIFTKEKEHEALHKENQRSHQELISQLLQSYMKLLLPDDEKFHGGWALIDCDPSLIDATHRDVDVLLLLSNSAYYVAYYDDEVDKVNQYQRLSLEDLEKIEIGPEPTLFGKPKFSCMRLHYRYKEASGYFHTLRAVMRNPEEDGKDTLQCIAEMLQITKQAMGLDVPIIEKKLERKSSKPHEDIIGIRSQNQGSLAQGKNFLMSKFSSLNQKVKQTKSNVNIGNLRKLGNFTKPEMKVNFLKPNLKVNLWKSDNSLETMENTGVMDNKVQAESDGDVSSDNDSYHSDEFLTNSKSDEDRQLANSLESVGPIDYVLPSCGIIASAPRLGSRSQSLSSNDISIHAPSEITVAHGSGLGKGQESPLTKSPSADNIHILTSFAKPVDIYCHRFVQDAQNKMTQLSESRSVSQQASEEGNQMTNQVSNEETQFESTEQTPSRPSQLDVSFSATGPQFLSVEPVHSVVSQKTPSSGSSMLELETGLHITPPSESSSRAVSPFAKIRSSMVQVANITQAGLTHGINFAVAKVQKSPAEPEVVNEVQQNELKNMFTQCQTRIIQI; from the exons ATCTTCCATGGTGGCTTATTCTAATTCGTCAGAAAGCATTGGTGGGCAAACTCCCAGGAGACCATGAGGTCTGTAAAGTTACCAAAATTGCTGTGCTGTCACTTTCTGAAATGGAACCTCAGGATCTTGAACTAGAG CTCTGTAAGAAGCATCACTTTGGGATTAACAAACCAGAGAAGATTATACCATCTCCCGATGACTCGAAGTTTCTACTGAAGACCTTTACACATATTAAATCCAATGTGTCTGCtcctaataaaaagaaa GTtaaggaaagtaaagaaaaagaaaagttggagAGAAGATTACTTGAGGAGTTGCTGAAGATGTTCATGGACTCGGAATCCTTTTACTACAGCTTGACCTATGACCTGACCAATTCGGTGCAGAGACAGAGCGCTGGGGAGAGGGATGGCCGGCCCCTTTGGCAAAAG GTTGATGATCGAtttttttggaataaatatatGATACAAGACCTTACTGAGATTGGT acACCAGATGTGGACTTTTGGATTATCCCCATTATCCAAGGTTTTGTGCAGATTGAAGAACTTGTGGTTAATTATAATGAATCATCTGATGATGAGAAAAGCAGCCCAGAGACCCCGCCTCAGGAGTCCACCTGTGTAGATGACATTCACCCACGATTTCTAGTGGCTCTCATTTCACGCCGAAGTAGGCACAGAGCAG GAATGCGTTACAAACGAAGAGGTGtggataaaaatggaaatgttgcAAATTATGTGGAGACAGAGCAGTTAATTCACGTTCATAACCATACGCTGTCATTTGTTCAAACACGAGGCTCTGTGCCTGTCTTTTGGAGCCAAGTTGGGTATCGATATAATCCAAGACCTCGTCTGGACAGAA GTGAAAAGGAAACTGTTGCCTATTTCTGTGCCCATTTCGAAGAACAactgaaaatttacaaaaaacag GTTATTATTAACTTGGTAGAccaggcaggaagagagaaaattattgGTGACGCTTACCTGAAGCAAGTGTTGCTCTTTAACAACTCACACCTCACTTACGTTTCATTTGACTTCCATGAGCACTG GGTTGACGAAGCCGGGGTAATATGTAAACAAGAAGGGATTTTTCGCGTTAATTGTATGGACTGCCTGGATCGCACCAACGTGGTTCAAGCTGCCATTTCAAGAGTGGTCATGGAACAGCAG CTGAAAAAATTAGGTGTGATGCCCCCAGAGCAGCCATTACCTGTGAAATGTAATCGGATCTACCAGATAATGTGGGCTAACAATGGTGACTCCATTAGCAGACAGTACGCTGGGACAGCTGCTCTGAAG GGTGACTTTACAAGGACAGGAGAAAGGAAGTTAGCAGGAGTTATGAAAGATGGAGTTAACTCAGCAAATAGGTATTACCTCAATCGATTTAAGGATGCTTATAGGCAAGCTGTTATAG ATTTGATGCAAGGCATTCCAGTGACAGAAGATCTTTATTCCATATTCACCAAGGAGAAAGAGCATGAAGCTTTGCATAAGGAAAACCAGAGAAGTCACCAGGAACTGATCAGCCAGCTCTTACAGAGTTACATGAAGTTACTATTGCCTGATGATGAAAAGTTCCACGGGGGCTGGGCCCTCATTGACTGTGACCCCAG CCTCATTGATGCTACTCACAGAGATGTGGATGTGCTGTTACTGCTTTCTAACTCTGCCTACTACGTGGCCTA TTATGATGATGAAGTTGATAAAGTAAACCAATATCAACGACTAAGTCTAGAAGAcctggaaaaaatagaaatag GTCCTGAACCCACTCTTTTTGGTAAGCCAAAGTTCTCCTGCATGCGATTGCACTACAGATACAAAGAAGCAAGTGGTTATTTCCACACACTGAGAGCTGTAATGCGAAATCCAGAAGAGGATGGAAAAG ATACCCTTCAGTGCATTGCAGAGATGCTGCAGATCACCAAGCAAGCCATGGGATTGGATGTACCTATAATTGAGAAAAAACTTGAGAG GAAGAGCAGTAAACCTCACGAAGACATCATTGGTATCAGATCTCAAAACCAAGGCTCTTTGGCCCaggggaaaaattttttaatgagcaAATTTTCATCTCTAAATCAAAAAGTgaagcaaaccaaatccaatgtAAATATTGGCAACCTACGAAAGCTAGGAAATTTTACAAAACCTGAAATGAAAGTTAACTTTCTAAAACCAAACTTAAAAGTAAATCTTTGGAAATCAGATAATAGTCTTGAAACCATGGAAAACACAGGAGTGATGGACAATAAGGTCCAGGCAGAGTCTGATGGGGACGTATCTTCAGATAATGACTCATACCACTCTGATGAATTCCTTACCAATTCCAAGTCTGATGAAGACAGGCAGCTAGCTAATTCTTTAGAAAGCGTAGGGCCGATAGATTACGTTCTTCCTAGCTGTGGTATTATTGCTTCAGCACCTCGATTAGGTAGTCGATCCCAGTCTCTTAGCAGCAATGACATTAGCATCCATGCTCCTTCAGAGATTACTGTTGCTCATGGGAGTGGGCTTGGAAAAGGCCAGGAGTCTCCTTTGACAAAAAGTCCTTCTGCCGACAACATACACATATTGACTAGCTTTGCGAAGCCTGTGGATATTTACTGCCACAGATTTGTGCAAGATGCACAAAACAAAATGACCCAGCTGTCAGAGTCCAGATCTGTGTCTCAGCAGGCTAGTGAGGAAGGAAATCAAATGACCAATCAAGTTTCCAATGAAGAAACACAATTTGAATCAACGGAACAGACACCTTCCCGACCATCTCAATTAGATGTGTCTTTTTCTGCAACAGGTCCACAGTTTTTGTCAGTTGAACCAGTACATTCAGTCGTATCTCAAAAGACCCCCAGCTCCGGTTCCAGTATGCTTGAACTTGAGACAGGGCTTCATATAACTCCTCCTTCAGAGAGCAGTAGCAGAGCAGTCTCTCCTTTTGCAAAGATTCGAAGTTCCATGGTCCAGGTTGCTAATATTACCCAAGCTGGATTAACCCATGGGATAAACTTTGCAGTGGCAAAAGTTCAAAAGAGTCCTGCAGAACCTGAAGTGGTTAATGAAGTCCAgcaaaatgaacttaaaaatatgtttacacaATGCCAGACACGTATAATTCAGATTTAG